The following DNA comes from Arthrobacter sp. SLBN-83.
GTTCACTCCGCGGAAACAGCGCGGGAAGGTGCTGACCGCGATGGATGGGTGGTGGCCGGTAGGCGCAGCCCTGGCGGGCTTCGTCTCGGCAGGGCTGGTGGCCCTCTCCGGCGACTGGCGCCTGACCCTGCTGGTGATGGTGCTGCCGGCCCTGCTGGTGTTCTGGGTCCGGAGGAGTGTGCCGGAGTCCCCCTTGTTCCTCATCCGTAAGGGCCGCCGGGAGGAAGCGGCCCGGATCATCGACGGGCTGGTGGAAGCCACCGGCGCCGAACCCCGGGCTTACAGCCTTCCCGACGCCAAGGACGTGCCACGGCTTTCGGCCGGCAGCGCCTGGACCCAGCTCCGCTCCGTATGGCAGTTCAACTGGAAGATCACCACGGCGGCCTGGGCCCTGTTCTTCAGCATCCTGCTGGTGTACTACCTGTCCCTGACCTGGATGCCCCGGATCCTGATCGGCGCCGGATTCGCCGAGTACAAGGCGTTCGTCACAACTGCCTCCATGGCCGCCGTCGGATTCCTGGGCGTGGTGGTGGCCGCCCTCCTGGTGGAACGGGTGGGCCGCAAATGGATCCTTGCCATCACCGGTCCCCTGTCCGCGCTGACCCTGGTGATCGTGGCGTTCGTGGTGGACATCCCCACCGCCGCGGTGTTCTGGCTGCTGGTGTTCGGGTTCGTGGTGCAGGTGGCCATCCCGGTCCTGTACGCGTACGTGTCCGAGCTCTACCCCACCGAACTGCGCGGCACCGGCTTTGGCTGGGCTTCCACGTTCTCGCGGCTGGGTGCAGGGTTTGGGCCGCTGATCTTCGCCAACTACTTCTGGCCCGAACTCGGGCTGGCCACGTCGTTCGCCCTGGCAGGTGCCCTGGTCCTGGCGTCGGTGCTGTGGATGGCGTTCTGCTCCCCCGAAACCCGCCAGCGCCGCCTGCAGTAGCCCTCTAGACGGAGGCGGAGTAGGCGGGATCCGCGGCGAGCCCGGCCAGGGTGGAGACCAGGAGCCGGCGCTCCACCACCTTGATGCGCTCGTGCAGGGTTTCCTCGGTGTCCGAGTCCTCGATGGCCACCGCTTCCTGGGCGATGATGGGGCCCGTGTCCACGCCGGCGTCGGCCCAGTGCACGGTGCAGCCGGTGACCTTGACCCCGTACGCCATTGCATCGCGGACGCCGTGGGCCCCGGGGAATGCCGGAAGCAGCGCGGGGTGGGTGTTGAGGTACCTGCCGTTGAATGCATCGATGAAGCTGGGGCTCACGATCCGCATGAACCCGGACGACACCACTACGTCGGGCTTGTACGCGGCCACGGCGTCGGTGAGGGCCGCATTCCAGTCGGCGCGTTCCGGGTAGGCCTTGAAGTCCACCACGAAGGTGGGGATGCCGGCGGCAGCAGAACGTTCGACGCCGTACGTCCCCTGGCGGTCAGCACCCACCGCCGCGATTTCCACGTCCAGCTCCCCCGCCTTGACGGCGTCAATGACGGCCTGGAGGTTGGACCCGGTTCCGGAAACGAGGACGACGATACGCATTGGTCCAGCTTAGGTGCACGCTCGCGTACGCTGGAAAACATGAACAGCGAACCGGGCCGGAGCGGGCCGCAGCAGGTCAAACCCCCGCTCAGCGAGGGGGCCAAGGCTTCGCTTGCCAAGACCCGCACCCTGTTCCGGATGTTTGTTGTCTCGGTCCTCGGCGCGTTCTTCGTGTACCAGCTGGATGTCGGCTACCTCTGGCTGGCGACAGTGCTGACCGCAGTGGGCCTGGTCCTGGGCGTTGTCCTGCTGGTGCGGGCCATCCGGTTGAGGGAATCAAAGCTGGTCCTCTTCGGCACCATTTCCGGCCTGGTGGTGGCGGCCGTCATGGTGCTGCTTATAGTCACCACTTTGGTCCTCTACGACCAAGTGCGCGAATACCAGGCCTGCCTTGGCCGGGCACTGACGGACCGGGCCACCCACGCGTGCATGGTGCAGTTCCAGGACGTCCTGCCCACAAAGGTGCGCTAGCCGCTAATGGCTCCTAGTGGACCAGCTCCGCGTCCCGTTCCACGGCGCGGCCCTTCTCCCGTTCCAGCCACGGTCCGGCTGCGTAGCCAATGACGACGCCGATGCCCACCTCCGCGGCCACCCACAGTCCCGTCCACAGCGGGTCGGGTCCGATGTCCGTCAGGCGGCCAAGGCCGGCTGAGCCCCGGGCGAGCCAGGCCAGGACCGCGGTCAGCGCTCCGGCAGCCAGGCCGGCCAGGACCGCGAGTACCAACGTGGAGGCACTTGCCGTGAACCAGCGGGCGTGGATCTTGATGGCCAGCCACTCGTCAAAGTGGTTTTCGCCCTCCCGAAGGAACCACCATCCGGCCATGACACCTGCCAACACCGGAACCACCAGGGCCACAGAGGCGTAGTCGAGGGACCCTGACGGGATGGCCGACAGGACGGGGATGGAGGGCACCGGCCCGACGGCGGTGGCCAGCGGACCCACGTGGGAGCCGGCTCCCATGGCGAAACCCGCGCCGGACGTCCAGGCGAGGGCAAAGACGACAAGGTTGGGCAGGAAGCCGAGCTGTGCAATGGTGAGGGCCGCGCCTCCCACCGGGCCGGCGTCGAGCGCTTCATAGACGGACACCACGAGGTTCCAGTGGATGAACAGGTCGACTGCCAGCAGCGTAGCGGCCAGGGTGAGGGCGGACATCACGGCCACGAATCCGGCTTTCGCCACGGATGCGAAGTACGAGCCGGCCCAGCGCGAATGCTGGCTGGTCCGCGAAATCCAGTCAACGGCGTCGACGCCGATGAGCCGGCTCCACGAACCTGCTTCCCGTCGTGCCCCGATCACCATGCCCAGTCCGTACGGAATCAGGGGAATCAGCAGGGCGTACCAAAGATTGATGATGACGTCGGCAGTGCGGCAAACGAACCCGGTGGCCACTCCGAAGGCCGCATAGACCACCCATGACCCCAGCAGCGCCTGCCAAAGCTGATCGGTATAGGAGGCGCGGGCCAGCCGGCGGCCGGCGCGCCATGCCAGCAGGAACGGGATAAGCGTCAGGCCCAGGGGAACCAGGCTCAACATGCCGGAGCCGCCGTGGGAGGCTGCCTCAGGTCCGGCGCCCGCGAGTTCCAGCGGCACGCCGTGGACCAGGAGCCAGGACTGGCCGGCCAGCCTGGCGAGGACCTCGAACTGTCCGTTCTGGAAACCGGCGGTGGCCCACACGGCAACGATGGGCGCCACCACCACCAGCGCGGAAATGACGGCCGCCTGCCCCGTTTCAAGGGCACCCTGCAGCCACAACGGCATGGGAAGGCCACGGTCTCCGGTCTGATCAGCGCGCAGTTTCATCGTGTTCCATGGTGTCACGGAGGGCCGGTCGCGCCCGCGAACGACAGGCTCAGCGGCAGCACTGATCAACAAGCAAATACCCCACGGCCCGGCGCTTTTTAGGGGGCACGGCCGTAAAATTGGTAGAAACCAACACCCGCCGCCCCGCCCAGGGGGTACTGCGATTTCTGCTGGCGCCGCACCTGGTCAGTGCCGGCAACGGGCCCGGATTGTCGTAAGCCGGGAAAACAGGAGCCGCGAATGAGAGATGAACCGTAAGTTCTGAAGATATTCGTCCTACTGGCTGGTGCAGTCACCGCTATCGGCGCGGCTGCACCAGCATCTTAAGACGGTGCGGCGCCGGGAGCCTCCAAGTAGGCTCCCGGCGCCGTTCACCGTGTCAGGGCTGCTGCTCCAACCAGCCGGTCCAGGGGAACAAGGGGACCGTGTCCCCCGCTCCGATCAGCGGCGGGTGTCGCCGTCGGTGTCGATGTGTTCCTTGCGGACTTCTTCGTTGACGGTTTCCTCGCCGCGGACAGTTTCCTTGTCCAGCCGGACCCGCTCCACCGGAACGGCTTCCTTCTCCACCACCGGGCGTTCCTCGTGGAGGACCACCTCGTGCTCTTCTTCGCTGATGGCGGGCCCGTCGAGGGCGGCGCCGCGGTTTGCGTCCGTGATGGGCTCGCGCTCCACGCGGACCTCTTCACGCTCCACCGGGATGGTCTTGGTGACATTCTCCGTGGTGACGTACTTCCGCAGCCGTGCGCGGCCGGTGGCCTGGCGCTCCGTGCCCACGTGCAGCTGCTCCTCGGAGCGCGTCATGGCGTCGTCCGTGGTGGGGCCGGAGGTGTCGTGCCCAACCGTTCCGCGGGAATCGGTATCGCGCTCGGAGCGGATGCCGGCCGTGGGGGTGCCTGCGTTCAGGTCGGCATCGCCCTGCAGGTCGGCGTCCGTCCTGGTTCCGGAGCTGGCAATGTCGGAAGTTGAGTACCCTGTGGTCGCCTCGGTGTAGGTCTGTGCACCGTTACGGTCGTAGTAGGTGTAGAGCCGGTCCTCTTCCTCGGGGCTGAGGTGGCCGTCGGCGTCCACGCGGGGAGCATCCTTGACGTGCTCCTTGGTGTAGGGAACCACCAGGTCCTCACCCTGTTCGTGTGCGCCTTCAACCGGCACGAAGGATTCGGACGTACCGAAAAGGCCCGTCTTCACGGTGACCCATGTGGGCTCACCCGTGTCGTCATCTGCGTACAGCTGCCCGATCGATCCGATCTTCGAGCCGTCGGAACCGACGACGTTGCCACCCTTGGTGAGCAGGTTTTCAAGGTTTTCCCTGTTAAGCATGACGTCTCCTTGGATTGTCTTTGCACTGGGTCTGCCAGCTGTGGATGTGATGGACCGGGGCTGACTCCCGACGTCCAGTTCCTGCCCCTTTGCTTGAGGCTCTGCGCTGACTGCCCCACTACCGTAAGCATGCTTAGCATCGAATGCCAAGCCTACTTAGTAATTTTTTTTGGAGCCGGGTGCAGCTGTTCACCCTTCCTTCTCCTCCGGGTCATGCTTTCTCCCCCGTCATTTCAAGGAAGGCACCCACGGTTGAGGGGTGAGGATCGCAATTGTCGCCGAATCATTTTTGCCGTTGATGAACGGTGTCACACACTCAATCCTGCGGGTCCTGGACCATCTCCAGGAGCGGGGCGACGACGTCCTGGTCATCGCCCCTTCCGCCCATGACGCGGAGCCGGCGGGCCAGGTAAAAGGTGCTGAGGTGCACAGGCTTCCGGCGGTCCCGCTGGCCGGCTACACGAATGTCAGGGTGGCCTTGGGTGGTGTGTGCCGGGTCAAGCGAATCCTTGCCGAGTACGCGCCCGACGTGGTGCACCTTGCCTCTCCCTTCGTACTGGGATGGCGTGCGGCGCAGGCTGCCAGCCAGCTGGGAATTCCCACCGTGGCCGTCTACCAGACGGAGGTTCCCAGCTACGCGGCCCGTTACGGCCTGCCCTTCCTGGAGAACTGGGCCTGGACCCGGGTGGAGAACATCCACCTGCTGGCCACGCGCACCCTGGTGCCCTCCACGTTCGCGCTGAACCAGTTGCGCGGCCGGGGTATCCCGCGGGTGCGCATGTGGCGCCGCGGTGTGGATACCGCGCGGTTCTCGCCGGAAAAGCGCGACGACGGCTGGCGGGCAACGGTAGCCCCCACTGGTGGGCGGATCATCGGCTACGTGGGCAGGCTTGCCATGGAAAAACAGGTGGAAGACCTGGCGGCCCTCGCCGGCATTCCCAACACACAGCTGGTGGTCGTGGGGGACGGACCCCAGCGCCAGGCCCTCGAAGCGGCACTTCCCGGCGCACTGTTCACCGGTTTCATGGGCGGCGAGGAACTGGCCCGGATTGTGGCATCCTTCGACCTGTTCGTCCACCCGGGCGAGTTTGAAACCTTCTGCCAGACCATCCAGGAGGCCATGGCATCGGGTGTGCCGGTGGTGGCCACGGGCCGGGGCGGCCCATTGGACCTGGTGGAAAATTCACGGACCGGATGGCTCTACGAACCGGGTGACCTCTCGGCGATGCGCGCCCGGGTGCAGGACCTGATGGGTGATGACGCCAAGCGCCGCGCGTTCGCGTCCGCCGCGCATGCCTCCGTCCAGGGCAGAACGTGGCCGGCGCTCTGCTCGGAATTGATCCACCACTACGAAGAGGCCATCGCGGCCGCCGGGCCGGTGCCGGCAAGCTCAATCAACACCAAGGGAGCGAACCTTTGAAGATATCTGTGATCGGCTGCGGCTACCTGGGCGCCGTCCACGCCGCAACGCTGGCATCCATGGGCCACACCGTGGTGGGTATCGACGTCGATCCCGGCAAGGTGCGGCAACTGGCGCAGGGCAGCGCGCCGTTCCACGAGCCCGGGCTGGACGAACTCCTCCAGGACGGCCGCACCACCGGGCGGCTGCTGTTTTCCACGGACCCGGCAGACGCCAAGGGTGCACAGGTGCACTTCCTCTGCGTGGGAACGCCGCAGGAAAAGACGTCCGACGCCGCCGACCTCACCTTCCTGGTCTCCGCAACGGAAGCGTTGCTGCCGCACCTGGCGCCGGGCGCCGTCGTCGTGGGCAAATCCACTGTCCCGGTTGGCACGGTGGACCTGCTTGGCACGATCCTGGCACCGCGGCACGACGTGCTGCTCGGCTGGAACCCCGAATTCCTGCGGCAGGGCACGGCCGTGAAGGACTCGCTGGTGCCGGACCGGCTGGTGTACGGCGTGGAGGGCGGACGGTCCGCTGCCTTCAACCCTGCCAGCGGGGTGCCTACGGGGGTAACGGCGGTACTGGATGCCGTCTATGAACCGCTGCTGGCCGCCGGAATCCCCCGCCTGGTGTGCAGTTTCGCCACGGCGGAGCTCATCAAGTCCGCCGCCAACGCATACCTGGCCACCAAGGTCAGCTTCATCAACGCGGTGGGGGAACTGTGCGATGCAGCCGGCGCGGACGTTAGCGAACTCAGCGCGGCAATGGGGTTGGACCCCAGAATCGGAAACCGATACCTGCAAGCGGGCCTGGGCTTCGGCGGGGGCTGCCTGCCCAAGGACATCCGCAGCTTCCGGACCCAGGCGGCAACGCTGGGCGTATCCGCCGTGGAGGACTGGATGCGCCTGGTGGACGGGGTGAACCTCGGCCAGCGCGACCGGACCGTCAGGC
Coding sequences within:
- the purN gene encoding phosphoribosylglycinamide formyltransferase, whose product is MRIVVLVSGTGSNLQAVIDAVKAGELDVEIAAVGADRQGTYGVERSAAAGIPTFVVDFKAYPERADWNAALTDAVAAYKPDVVVSSGFMRIVSPSFIDAFNGRYLNTHPALLPAFPGAHGVRDAMAYGVKVTGCTVHWADAGVDTGPIIAQEAVAIEDSDTEETLHERIKVVERRLLVSTLAGLAADPAYSASV
- a CDS encoding glycosyltransferase family 4 protein yields the protein MRIAIVAESFLPLMNGVTHSILRVLDHLQERGDDVLVIAPSAHDAEPAGQVKGAEVHRLPAVPLAGYTNVRVALGGVCRVKRILAEYAPDVVHLASPFVLGWRAAQAASQLGIPTVAVYQTEVPSYAARYGLPFLENWAWTRVENIHLLATRTLVPSTFALNQLRGRGIPRVRMWRRGVDTARFSPEKRDDGWRATVAPTGGRIIGYVGRLAMEKQVEDLAALAGIPNTQLVVVGDGPQRQALEAALPGALFTGFMGGEELARIVASFDLFVHPGEFETFCQTIQEAMASGVPVVATGRGGPLDLVENSRTGWLYEPGDLSAMRARVQDLMGDDAKRRAFASAAHASVQGRTWPALCSELIHHYEEAIAAAGPVPASSINTKGANL
- a CDS encoding MFS transporter yields the protein MNTYTTVPSGEQVVQELPWRWKVQGRIFLVGGLGFMFDAWDVTLNGILIPLLSKHWSLSAGEAAWVGTSNLIGMALGAFIWGTIADTVGRKKAFTATLLLFSVFTVLGAFAPDFIWFCVFRFMAGFGLGGCIPVDYALVGEFTPRKQRGKVLTAMDGWWPVGAALAGFVSAGLVALSGDWRLTLLVMVLPALLVFWVRRSVPESPLFLIRKGRREEAARIIDGLVEATGAEPRAYSLPDAKDVPRLSAGSAWTQLRSVWQFNWKITTAAWALFFSILLVYYLSLTWMPRILIGAGFAEYKAFVTTASMAAVGFLGVVVAALLVERVGRKWILAITGPLSALTLVIVAFVVDIPTAAVFWLLVFGFVVQVAIPVLYAYVSELYPTELRGTGFGWASTFSRLGAGFGPLIFANYFWPELGLATSFALAGALVLASVLWMAFCSPETRQRRLQ
- a CDS encoding DUF2382 domain-containing protein; amino-acid sequence: MLNRENLENLLTKGGNVVGSDGSKIGSIGQLYADDDTGEPTWVTVKTGLFGTSESFVPVEGAHEQGEDLVVPYTKEHVKDAPRVDADGHLSPEEEDRLYTYYDRNGAQTYTEATTGYSTSDIASSGTRTDADLQGDADLNAGTPTAGIRSERDTDSRGTVGHDTSGPTTDDAMTRSEEQLHVGTERQATGRARLRKYVTTENVTKTIPVEREEVRVEREPITDANRGAALDGPAISEEEHEVVLHEERPVVEKEAVPVERVRLDKETVRGEETVNEEVRKEHIDTDGDTRR
- a CDS encoding cell division protein PerM translates to MKLRADQTGDRGLPMPLWLQGALETGQAAVISALVVVAPIVAVWATAGFQNGQFEVLARLAGQSWLLVHGVPLELAGAGPEAASHGGSGMLSLVPLGLTLIPFLLAWRAGRRLARASYTDQLWQALLGSWVVYAAFGVATGFVCRTADVIINLWYALLIPLIPYGLGMVIGARREAGSWSRLIGVDAVDWISRTSQHSRWAGSYFASVAKAGFVAVMSALTLAATLLAVDLFIHWNLVVSVYEALDAGPVGGAALTIAQLGFLPNLVVFALAWTSGAGFAMGAGSHVGPLATAVGPVPSIPVLSAIPSGSLDYASVALVVPVLAGVMAGWWFLREGENHFDEWLAIKIHARWFTASASTLVLAVLAGLAAGALTAVLAWLARGSAGLGRLTDIGPDPLWTGLWVAAEVGIGVVIGYAAGPWLEREKGRAVERDAELVH
- a CDS encoding UDP-glucose dehydrogenase family protein — translated: MKISVIGCGYLGAVHAATLASMGHTVVGIDVDPGKVRQLAQGSAPFHEPGLDELLQDGRTTGRLLFSTDPADAKGAQVHFLCVGTPQEKTSDAADLTFLVSATEALLPHLAPGAVVVGKSTVPVGTVDLLGTILAPRHDVLLGWNPEFLRQGTAVKDSLVPDRLVYGVEGGRSAAFNPASGVPTGVTAVLDAVYEPLLAAGIPRLVCSFATAELIKSAANAYLATKVSFINAVGELCDAAGADVSELSAAMGLDPRIGNRYLQAGLGFGGGCLPKDIRSFRTQAATLGVSAVEDWMRLVDGVNLGQRDRTVRLAAELCGGALAGRSVTILGASFKPDTDDIRDSPALDVADRLAAAGAHVTVTDPKAVDLAWRRYPRLRFEASTGKALQDAELVLLLTEWDEYRRLNPSLAGQLVRRRVVLDARNVLDTGAWQEEGWVVRGLGTSAGTLNPTP